The Hypomesus transpacificus isolate Combined female chromosome 2, fHypTra1, whole genome shotgun sequence genome window below encodes:
- the LOC124475004 gene encoding E3 ubiquitin-protein ligase MYLIP-like yields MLCYVTRPDSVVMELEVDAKANGDDCLQKVCRQLDIIEVDYFGLQFCGSRGERLWLNLRNPVCQQLDSLSQCRLELRVKFLVDPHLILQNQTRHLFFLQVKEQLCSGSLQVVKEQAVELCVLMAQVEYGDLSPPSDQYSQLYQQLLRHQPDNITINSIMEKHRQLEGRNRASAEYSVLQLVASAEHYGVEWHRARDSEGQVLSVGVGPEGIVTCQEDLSVTNRIDYSLVQIATQTGRNVYLTVAKDNGESDIFLFKMVSSRAAGGLYRSLTETHTFYRCDTVGEDVRLQYSRDFTGHFAALFNHNIPLGRKYLFDVSRTAKEAYDHARRVLYHANRGIQTTSSPASPEVGGDAECEGCKQSRALEEVVLRLREALLCVVCCQEEIDAAFCPCGHLVCCQSCAAQLEVCPVCRSEVDKVQHVYLPTCANLLNLALPNPATVSTHTERTNHINTSSAAANFIYGSTGMANHIYASAEKVCTA; encoded by the exons ATGCTTTGCTACGTAACGCGACCTGACTCGGTGGTGATGGAGTTGGAAGTTGATGCCAAGGCAAACGGAGACGACTGCCTACAGAAG GTGTGTAGGCAGCTGGACATCATCGAGGTCGACTATTTTGGCCTGCAGTTCTGCGGCAGTAGAGGAGAGCGGTTATGGCTGAACCTGAGAAACCCAGTCTGCCAGCAGCTGGACAGCTTGTCCCAATGCCGACTGGAGCTTCGGGTCAAGTTTCTGGTTGATCCACATCTGATCCTCCAGAATCAGACTAG ACACCTGTTCTTCCTCCAGGTGAAGGAGCAGCTGTGTTCAGGGAGTCTGCAGGTAGTGAAGGAGCAGGCTGTGGAGCTGTGTGTCTTGATGGCTCAGGTTGAATACGGAGACTTGAGCCCCCCGTCAGACCAGTACAGCCAACTTTATCAACAACTCCTCAGACACCAGCCTGACAACATTACCATCAACAG CATCATGGAGAAGCACAGGCAGCTGGAGGGGAGGAACCGAGCCTCCGCAGAGTATTCTGTCCTGCAGCTTGTGGCGTCTGCAGAGCACTATGGGGTGGAGTGGCACCGGGCCCGTGACTCAGAGGGACAGGTGCTATCTGTGGGTGTGGGGCCTGAGGGCATCGTCACCTGCCAAGAGGACCTCAGTGTCACTAATAG gatTGACTATTCCCTCGTCCAGATAGCCACCCAGACAGGaaggaatgtttatttgactGTTGCCAAGGACAACGGAGAAAGTGACATCTTCTTGTTCAAGATGGtcagcagcagagcagctggAGGGCTCTACCGCTCCCTGACTGAGACACACACGTTCTACAg GTGTGACACGGTGGGGGAGGACGTAAGGCTGCAGTACAGTCGTGACTTCACCGGCCACTTTGCGGCCCTCTTCAACCACAACATCCCGCTGGGCCGGAAGTACTTGTTTGATGTCAGCCGCACCGCCAAAGAAGCCTACGACCACGCGCGCCGGGTCCTCTACCACGCCAACAGGGGAATTCAGACGACCTCCTCCCCGGCCAGCCCAGAAGTCGGAGGGGACGCGGAGTGTGAGGGGTGCAAGCAGAGCCGggccctggaggaggtggtgctCCGCTTGCGGGAGGCActactgtgtgtggtgtgctgtcagGAAGAGATCGATGCTGCCTTCTGCCCCTGTGGCCACCTGGTCTGCTGCCAGAGCTGTGCTGCCCAGCTGGAG GTGTGCCCAGTGTGTCGCTCAGAGGTGGACAAGGTGCAGCATGTCTATCTACCCACCTGTGCCAACCTATTGAACCTGGCTTTGCCCAACCCTGCCACAGTTAGCACTCACACAGAACGGACCAATCACATCAACACTTCATCTGCAGCAGCAAATTTCATTTACGGCTCCACGGGAATGGCCAATCATATCTATGCTTCTGCAGAGAAGGTCTGCACAGCCTAA